The genomic DNA TATTTCGAGAGTTTCAATGAGAATAATGCCCAGAGTTTGTCTAAACATCATTGGGATATCAGGAAACCATAATGAGCGGTTTGAAATTTATGGCCTTTCAAAAAATTTGACATTTAATATTTTCAATTTGAAATTTGAAATCATCAATCTTCAACCTACAATTTTACTCAAAGAATCTCTTTCCTAAACTCCTATCTATGAATTATCTTTTATTCGTATTGTATGTTTTCGATTTTGAATTGAATAGATTGAAGGTTAGAATGAATCAATTTACTTCTCCTCTCCGATGGAATTTCACACCAATTATTTGTTTTCTTCTGTGTTTTATTTTTTTCTCATGTTCGAAGAAGTCTTCCATCGAAGTGCTCGCGAAAGTGAATGGAGAAATTATCACCGTAGCGGACTTTTCCGAGAGTTATTTCCAAACGATTCTTTACGGAAATCAGACAGATTCTGAGGAAAACCGCCTGAAATATCTCAATCAGTTGATTGATGAATATTTACTGGCTCAGCATGGAATCAAAATCGGCATCATCTCGAAAAATAAACTAGAAACCGTCGAAAATCGCACGCGTCGCATGAAAGTTCGGGACAAGTTGTTATCATCAGAAGTGGAAAAAGAACCAATCGTTCCCGACGACAGAGACTTAAGGCGATTATTCACACAAAATTCGGAAAAAGTCAACATTCACCATTTATTTGCGAAGACAAAATCCGAGATTGATTCGCTCTATAGATTATTACAATCTGGCAAATCGTTCAATGCGTTGGCATTTGAAGTTTTTTCAGATTCGATTTTAAAGTTCAATGGCGGCGACCTCGGATGGAATCAGTTAGGCGATTTGGATCCGTTTCTGGAGGACACAGCCTTTGCGATGCGCGTGAACCATATTTCTCACCCGATTGAATCCCGTTTTGGGTGGCATATTCTCAAATTGGAAGATAAAATTTACAATCCGCTATTGACAGAAAACGATTTTCTGCAGAAAAAAGAGGACATCCGAAAGCAATTCATACGTCGCGAACAGGATAAACGCTATTATCGATTCGTGAATGATTTTATGAAAGACAAAACCACCGTCATTCATAATCCGGAATGGTCGATTACTGTGCGGGAGATCCAGAAGCGATTTCCATCAAGCCAGAAAGTATCGCCCATTTTCATACAGTTGCCATTCAGCCCGGAGTTTGGAAATTTGACGCCTTCTTTGACAGAAATCCTTGGAAATGCGATGATTACCTTTCCGGACGGCGACATGACGGTCGGTGAATTTATCGAACGAATACCGGAGTTACCCGTTCGATATTGGTATGGCAGTAAAAAAATTGCAACGGAATTAATGATTCGCGATTATTTTCTCACACAGGAAGGCACACGGCGCGGCTACCTAAAATCCAAAGACGTGAAAAGCGCTGTCTTATTTCAAAAGAACCTCCGCGCAGGCGCGCTTTACCGTCAATATCTTCTTGATAAAATTACCATAAAGCCTGAAAATATCGATGAAAATATCGTCCGGACTGAATATGATTCACTTAAAAACAGTCGTTTCATCAAAAACCAAAAACTGTCTTATTCCATGATCGTCGTATGGGATAGCAGTAATGCCAAATCGTGCGACCGAATGCTTACAAAGGGCATGTCGTTCTCAGAAATCATCCTGAAAATTGGCATTCGCAAAGCCGGTGTTCTGGAATCGGGACATTTTTTAAAGGATCGTTCACAAGTTCCCGGGTTGATTCGCCAGAAACTCATGGAAATGAAAGATGGACAAGTATCCAATTGGATGACAATCAACCACCGGTTGGTAAGGATTCAGAGACATTCGATCCAAACAAATGCAATTCGATTTACGGAGGCTGAAAAGGAAATTCGCAATCGGCTTGCCGCTCAGACGCCGTATCGTCAAATCGCGACAGCGCTTGAAACCTGGCGTAAAGAGTCAAAAATTACTATCAATCAGGAAAAACTTCGCGGTATCTGGTCAAAAGATTCCTGATCTAACCAATTTCTTGTGTTTTCTGACACATAAACCGGACGTAGAAATCGTCTTGATATATCCGACCTATTCGTTTTATTGACAGGCGTTTGCCTATATGTTTTCTACAAAATAAAGCCGCCAAATATTTTCCAAGATATTTTTTCGGTTATTTTAACACTGAAAAACCAGATTAAATTGAAAATAGTGAATAATTTTTAACATATTTTTAAAAAAATATTTGACAACGCACTTGAAATCATATAAATTGACGGCAGTTTATGTAGCATTTCGGCATGAAAATTGAATGAGTTAGTTATTTAACAAGTAGGAAAACCAAAAAAAAGGAGGAAATCCATGGGTCAACAGCAACTGTTACTGATCGTCTTAGGGACAATCATCGTAGGGGTCGCCGTCGTCGTCGGTATCAATATGTTCAGTCAGGGAGCCGTGAACGCCGAACGCGATGCACTGGTTCAGGATGTGAACATGATCGGAGCAAAAGCCGCGGAATACTGGAGAAAACCGGCTGAGATGGGTGGCGGAGCAAGGGACTTCACCGGAGTCACATTTGCAAAGCTAGGTGCCGATGCAAGTAATGCAAATGGCACATATGTACTGGCCGTCGTCGATGCGGACAGTATAACCGTAACTGGAACTGGGGCAAATGAAGGTGTTACTGTCCGTGCGGGAATCACTGAAGATGGAGTATCTGGCGCCCCGACCATCACGCTTCCCTAAAAACTTTGAACCTTAATTAGACTAAACCGGTCAAAGGAGTCAAATGTGCGACCTGACTTTCTTTGACCGGTTTACCTTATGGGATTGATGTAAAATGGAAATCTTTCGATATACGGCCATCGGTTTAAAAGGTAACCGAATTCAAGGTGTCATCGAGGCTGTCAATAAGAAAGAAGCCAAGAAAGCGCTCGATCAACTTGCCGAAAAACGTAAAGTCAAAATCGAGTCGATTCAGCAAAAAGCTACATTTATTTATACCGTTAAAAAGACAGGTCAACCGACGCTCAACGGCGAGCAAAAAGCCTTTTCAAAGGACGAACTCGTACAGGTATTCAAACGGTTTGGCTACGAAAAAATTCGCGTCCAGAAAAAGTGGTTCGATTTCAAAGGAAAAGTCCCGGCGAATGAAGTCACAAGTTGGATACGTCTTTGCGCCGATCTGCTGAAAGAAAATCTTCCTTATGATGAAATTTTAACGCTTCTTTCCGAAGATACAGCCAACAAGTGTCTGAGAGAAACAATTAAAAGTATCAGTCAGGATTTGAAAGAAGGCAAGGAAGGAACCGAAGTGTTTGCCAAACACGAAGATGTATTTGGCAAATTTCCGGCGTTTATGCTTGCCGTAGCGTCCACCAGCGGTAACATGCAAACGATTTACGAAAGCACCGCCAAGTTCATGGAGCGTGACGAGGCATTCAAACGCAACCTTCGCAAAACACTTGTAACACCATTTATTACGCTCGGTGTAATCCTTCTCGTCGTCGTTTATTATGTCATGGTCATTTTTCCGCAGACCGCAGGTGTCTTTAAAAAATTCGGTAAAACACTCCCACCAATGACTGCAGCGACAATGCGATTCAGCGATTATCTCGCGGCACACTGGATTGTGATTTTGCTATGTATCATCATTCCGGTTGGTTCACTCGTCTATTTCTTAAAAACTCCGAAGGGAAAATATCTCAAAGATAAATACATCATCAAAATGCCGGCCATTGGCGAACTGATTCACAAGACCAGCATCGAAATCTTCGCGCGGGTTTTCTATTCGCTTTACA from Candidatus Marinimicrobia bacterium CG08_land_8_20_14_0_20_45_22 includes the following:
- a CDS encoding type II secretion system protein, which codes for MEIFRYTAIGLKGNRIQGVIEAVNKKEAKKALDQLAEKRKVKIESIQQKATFIYTVKKTGQPTLNGEQKAFSKDELVQVFKRFGYEKIRVQKKWFDFKGKVPANEVTSWIRLCADLLKENLPYDEILTLLSEDTANKCLRETIKSISQDLKEGKEGTEVFAKHEDVFGKFPAFMLAVASTSGNMQTIYESTAKFMERDEAFKRNLRKTLVTPFITLGVILLVVVYYVMVIFPQTAGVFKKFGKTLPPMTAATMRFSDYLAAHWIVILLCIIIPVGSLVYFLKTPKGKYLKDKYIIKMPAIGELIHKTSIEIFARVFYSLYSGSGENVKVIQVASEACRNSYMERQIKEVAIPLMLGEGKGIVEAMEASNVFTRTAISRFRSGAESGALRNNALQLANYYETDTSYRMEKVINLVNFIVTMFIMGVMIGITVVSSETSVM